The following coding sequences lie in one Anoplolepis gracilipes chromosome 4, ASM4749672v1, whole genome shotgun sequence genomic window:
- the LOC140665086 gene encoding uncharacterized protein, with translation MGERYFGWDEISEGLILLGVAKAEDETKRRKKQVIADHVSEIYCPHAYLILSYREMLNDREKIKFRKHYLRKVMPNEPDVIILQDIKDLVLFLLITPVSPQFIHFFHLPIVDRFLRALIIYFQHYVEIWEDLMQERAATMKKAPNPLARGHRSRYAEEMRVLRCVLGREYADLILGCQSGPQYHHMMAGMKRTITQSQGEKDLRIFEALISTAHRVVWIALQRKHYNLIELELHRLLRTEAYNTAQRQSDSRLIQDMLEDDIRILHGPKMTLKSRLLRNSPLPHELMYTDCDFRLLSLGVIDIDIRDPKIAYLKNALLIEDEMLPQLGIKVGILGHNRSNYDIMLMPSEEEEPAAIEPAIEIDTLEKKILETRKSVPMDKLAEQIQKIQRISFRLEAKSIEEFPMKEFMISIERYDKIRQAARKKWILREIKRREHKILDTYSITTTID, from the exons AGTGGCAAAGGCAGAAGATGAAACTAAGAGGCGAAAGAAGCAAGTTATTGCCGATCATGTGTCGGAAATTTATTGTCCACATGCGTATTTAATTCTGAGTTATCGGGAAATGTTGAACGATAGAGAAAAG attaaatttcGAAAACATTACCTGAGGAAAGTAATGCCGAACGAACCGgatgttattattttgcaagatATCAAAGATCTCGTCCTTTTTTTGCTCATAACACCCGTCAGTCCCCAATTCATACACTTCTTCCATTTGCCGATCGTTGACCGATTTTTAAGGGCGTTGATCATCTATTTCCAACATTATGTAGAGATATGGGAAGACTTGATGCAGGAGCGGGCTGCTACTATGAAAAAGGCGCCAAATCCATTGGCACGTGGACACAGATCCCGATATGCCGAGGAGATGCGAGTCCTTCGCTGTGTCTTGGGTAGGGAATATGCAGATTTAATATTGGGTTGCCAGAGCGGGCCGCAGTATCATCATATGATGGCCGGGATGAAACGGACGATCACACAATCACAGGGCGAGAAAGATTTAAGGATCTTCGAAGCTTTGATAAGCACGGCTCATCGAGTCGTATGGATAGCGTTGCAACgcaaacattataatttaatcg AACTAGAATTGCATAGACTACTTCGAACCGAGGCGTACAATACAGCACAAAGACAAAGCGACAGTCGGCTTATTCAAGACATGCTGGAAGATGACATTCGTATATTGCATGGTCCtaaaatgacattaaaaaGTCGATTACTCCGAAATTCTCCTTTACCTCACGAATTGATGTATACGGATTGCGATTTTCGTCTCTTATCATTAG GAGTAATTGATATTGACATACGCGATCCGAAAAttgcttatttaaaaaatgctctTCTTATTGAGGATGAAATGCTACCTCAATTGGGCATTAAAGTAGGTATACTGGGTCATAATCGttcaaattatgatataatgttGATGCCGAGCGAAGAGGAGGAGCCAGCAGCAATAGAACCAGCAATAGAAATTGATACGCttgagaagaaaatattgGAAACGCGAAAAAGTGTTCCTATGGATAAGCTTGCT gaacaaattcaaaaaattcaaagaatcTCTTTCCGCCTGGAGGCTAAATCAATCGAGGAATTTCcaatgaaagaatttatgaTATCAATCGAGAGATATGACAAAATTCGTCAAGCAGCCCGAAAAAAATGGATTCTTCGTGAAATAAAACGGCgcgaacataaaatattagatactTATTCTATAACAACCACTATAGATTGA